One part of the Glycine soja cultivar W05 chromosome 11, ASM419377v2, whole genome shotgun sequence genome encodes these proteins:
- the LOC114374520 gene encoding uncharacterized protein LOC114374520, with product MASIIMSFAPATGRVFAATAAKGAGGSKEKGLLDWIIGGLQKEDQLVETDPILKKVEEKNGGTTTTTTGRNKNSVAVPQKKKGGFGGLFAKN from the coding sequence ATGGCTTCCATCATCATGTCATTTGCTCCAGCAACTGGTAGAGTCTTTGCAGCCACAGCAGCAAAGGGTGCTGGTGGAAGCAAAGAGAAGGGTCTTCTTGATTGGATAATTGGAGGATTGCAGAAGGAAGACCAGCTGGTAGAGACTGATCCTATCCTCAAGAAGGTGGAGGAGAAGAATGGaggcaccaccaccaccaccactggcCGCAACAAGAACTCTGTGGCAGTGCCACAAAAGAAGAAAGGTGGCTTTGGAGGCCTCTTTGCCAAGAACTGA
- the LOC114372877 gene encoding phosphomethylpyrimidine synthase, chloroplastic-like translates to MASLHANVTSVVYNSGNRVSQSKFASSSFLSGFDVVGRASSAWKKELVPSSISLVPRATLTFDPPTTNSDITKQKKHTLDPASPDFLPLPSFEQCFPKSTKEHREVTHEETGHVLKVPFRRVHLSGEAGHFDTYDTSGPQNVNPRTGLPKLRGGWVDRREKLGYPRFTQMYYAKQGIITEEMLYCATRENLDPEFVRSEVARGRAIIPSNKKHLELEPMIVGRNFLVKVNANIGNSAVASSIEEEVYKVQWATMWGADTAMDLSTGRHIHETREWILRNSAVPIGTVPIYQALEKVNGIAEDLNWKVFRDTLIEQAEQGVDYFTIHAGVLLRYVPLTAKRMTGIVSRGGSIHAKWCLAYHKENFAYEHWDEILDICNQYDVALSIGDGLRPGSIYDANDTAQFAELLTQGELTRRAWEKDVQVMNEGPGHVPMHKIPENMQKQLEWCSEAPFYTLGPLTTDIAPGYDHITSAIGAANIGALGTALLCYVTPKEHLGLPNRDDVKAGVIAYKIAAHAADLAKGHPYAQAWDDELSKARFEFRWMDQFALSLDPMTATSFHDETLPADGAKVAHFCSMCGPKFCSMKITEDVRKYAAEHGYGTDEALQRGMDAMSAEFQAAKKTISGEQHGEAGGEIYLPEAYVRTKRTT, encoded by the exons ATGGCATCACTTCATGCTAATGTGACATCAGTTGTTTACAACAGTGGCAACCGTGTTTCTCAATCGAAATTTGCAAGCTCTTCCTTCTTGTCTGGGTTCGATGTTGTTGGTCGTGCTTCAAGTGCTTGGAAGAAGGAACTTGTCCCATCTTCCATTTCCTTGGTGCCTAGAGCCACCCTAACATTTGATCCCCCAACTACCAATTCAGACATAACCAAGCAAAAGAAGCACACTCTTGACCCTGCTTCTCCAgattttcttcctcttccttcatTTGAACAGTGCTTTCCAAAGAGCACCAAAGAACACAG GGAAGtcactcatgaagaaactggtcATGTGCTCAAAGTTCCCTTTCGTCGAGTTCACCTGTCTGGGGAAGCAGGACACTTTGATACCTATGACACTAGCGGTCCCCAAAATGTAAACCCAAGGACAG GACTCCCAAAATTGCGCGGAGGGTGGGTTGATAGGAGGGAGAAACTGGGTTATCCAAGATTCACTCAGATGTACTACGCTAAGCAAGGAATCATCACTGAGGAGATGCTTTACTGTGCCACTCGTGAGAACCTTGACCCAGAGTTTGTGAGGTCAGAAGTTGCTCGTGGACGTGCTATCATCCCTTCGAACAAGAAACACTTGGAGTTAGAGCCCATGATAGTTGGAAGAAACTTTTTGGTAAAAGTAAATGCCAACATTGGGAATTCTGCCGTTGCAAGCTCTATAGAAGAGGAAGTTTACAAGGTTCAATGGGCAACTATGTGGGGAGCAGATACTGCCATGGATCTCTCGACTGGTCGCCACATCCATGAAACTCGAGAGTGGATCCTACGCAACTCTGCTGTACCAATTGGGACTGTGCCTATTTATCAAGCACTTGAAAAAGTTAATGGGATTGCTGAGGATCTTAACTGGAAGGTTTTCAGGGACACCCTGATTGAACAAGCTGAGCAGGGTGTGGATTACTTCACCATCCATGCAGGAGTTCTTCTGAGATACGTTCCATTAACGGCTAAGCGCATGACAGGAATAGTCTCAAGAGGAGGGTCTATTCATGCAAAGTGGTGCTTAGCTTATCACAAAGAGAATTTTGCTTATGAGCACTGGGATGAGATACTTGACATCTGCAATCAGTATGATGTGGCCCTATCCATTGGTGATGGGCTAAGACCTGGATCCATCTATGATGCAAATGACACAGCTCAGTTCGCCGAACTCTTGACACAAGGAGAATTGACCCGTAGAGCATGGGAGAAGGATGTACAG GTGATGAATGAAGGACCTGGACATGTCCCAATGCACAAGATTCCTGAAAACATGCAGAAACAGTTAGAATGGTGTAGTGAAGCGCCTTTTTACACTCTTGGTCCTTTGACTACTGATATTGCCCCTGGCTATGATCACATCACCTCTGCAATTGGTGCTGCAAATATTGGGGCACTTGGTACAGCTCTTCTCTGTTATGTGACTCCAAAAGAACATCTTGGGTTGCCAAACCGGGATGACGTGAAGGCTGGCGTTATAGCTTACAAGATTGCGGCTCATGCTGCTGATTTAGCCAAAGGCCATCCATATGCTCAAGCTTGGGATGATGAATTGAGCAAGGCAAGATTTGAGTTCCGATGGATGGACCAGTTTGCTTTGTCATTGGATCCGATGACAGCCACGTCCTTCCATGACGAAACCCTACCGGCAGATGGTGCGAAAGTGGCCCATTTCTGCTCAATGTGTGGCCCTAAATTCTGCTCTATGAAGATTACAGAGGATGTGAGGAAGTATGCTGCGGAACATGGCTATGGAACTGATGAAGCTTTGCAGCGTGGGATGGATGCTATGAGTGCTGAATTTCAAGCTGCCAAGAAGACCATCAGTGGGGAGCAACATGGTGAAGCTGGTGGAGAGATTTACTTGCCAGAAGCTTACGTTAGAACCAAGAG GACTACTTAA